One window from the genome of Lysobacter helvus encodes:
- a CDS encoding S8 family peptidase — protein sequence MTSIRFPRGALPCVATLATLLASPVDAHAQTASPLYVVPLATTTEGPASQRIIVKFRDGTPEQRQRTVATQRIADLSAHALRTTTRVVARDAIVPANAGFVGIAPITRLAVGADVVRFSLPLARGDAEAIAREIAKDPSVEYAEAERIAQRTDEPNDPWYSGPIERSGVTYTHLQSDLYDPKGGIAAPGAWAQGARGNGIVVAVLDTGITAHPDLDGNVVDGAGYDFLSDPFFSGRETADRQPGGWDPGDWTHGPPWSTAGCPARDSSWHGTHVAGTIAAVTNNKVGIAGVAGDAKLLPVRVLGHCGGPLADIADAITWASGGAVDGVPANATPAHVINMSLGGGGSCPAYLQSAIDGARARGSTIVVAAGNSNVDAAGATPANCKGVVTVASNGLTGKRAHYSNFGAPVDVAAPGGGRYVNDGSSGALWMPHGFIWSTWNTGKTVPATADYAGMAGTSMAAPHVAGIAALMQGAASEHLAPDIVERYLVGTARAFPATPDQRIGAGIADAGAAVSAVIAGVIPPPQPVRVSSGQLVSNLVALPGQAHAFVIDVPAGASRVTLRTFGGTGDGDMYVRFGSPAGTAAGDHDHASVRPGNNAQIVVQPSQAGEYHVLLSPTRAYHAMHFQATVQ from the coding sequence ATGACCTCCATCCGCTTCCCCCGCGGTGCGTTGCCGTGCGTGGCGACGCTCGCAACCCTGCTGGCTTCGCCCGTCGACGCGCACGCGCAGACTGCTTCGCCGCTGTACGTCGTGCCGCTGGCCACCACTACCGAAGGCCCGGCCAGCCAGCGCATCATCGTGAAGTTCCGCGACGGCACGCCCGAGCAGCGCCAGCGCACGGTCGCGACGCAGCGCATCGCCGACCTGTCCGCCCACGCTTTGCGCACGACGACGCGCGTGGTCGCGCGCGATGCAATCGTGCCGGCCAACGCAGGCTTCGTCGGCATCGCGCCGATCACGCGCCTGGCCGTCGGCGCCGATGTGGTGCGGTTCTCGCTCCCGCTCGCGCGCGGCGACGCCGAAGCCATCGCACGCGAGATCGCGAAGGATCCGTCCGTGGAATACGCCGAAGCCGAGCGCATCGCGCAACGCACGGACGAACCGAACGACCCGTGGTACAGCGGCCCCATCGAACGCTCAGGCGTCACGTACACGCACCTCCAGTCCGACCTGTACGACCCGAAGGGCGGCATTGCCGCGCCCGGTGCATGGGCGCAGGGCGCGCGCGGCAACGGCATCGTGGTCGCCGTGCTCGACACCGGCATCACCGCGCATCCGGACCTCGACGGCAACGTGGTCGATGGCGCGGGGTACGACTTCCTGAGCGATCCGTTCTTTTCGGGACGCGAAACCGCCGATCGCCAACCCGGCGGATGGGATCCCGGTGACTGGACGCACGGGCCGCCGTGGTCGACCGCAGGCTGCCCTGCGCGCGACAGCAGCTGGCACGGCACGCACGTGGCGGGCACGATCGCCGCGGTCACGAACAACAAGGTCGGCATTGCGGGCGTGGCAGGCGATGCAAAACTATTGCCGGTGCGCGTGCTCGGGCATTGCGGCGGTCCGCTCGCGGACATCGCGGATGCCATCACCTGGGCCTCCGGCGGCGCGGTCGATGGCGTGCCCGCCAATGCGACGCCCGCGCATGTCATCAACATGAGCCTCGGCGGCGGCGGAAGTTGCCCGGCGTACCTGCAGTCGGCGATCGACGGGGCACGCGCGCGTGGCAGCACGATCGTGGTCGCGGCCGGCAACAGCAACGTGGATGCCGCGGGGGCGACGCCTGCCAACTGCAAGGGCGTGGTGACCGTCGCCTCCAACGGGTTGACGGGCAAGCGCGCGCATTACTCCAACTTCGGCGCGCCCGTGGACGTCGCCGCGCCCGGCGGCGGCCGCTACGTCAACGATGGCAGCAGCGGCGCCTTGTGGATGCCGCACGGGTTCATCTGGTCGACGTGGAACACCGGCAAGACCGTGCCCGCGACGGCGGACTACGCCGGGATGGCCGGCACGTCGATGGCCGCACCACACGTGGCCGGCATCGCGGCGTTGATGCAGGGCGCGGCGAGCGAACACCTCGCGCCCGACATCGTGGAGCGCTACCTGGTCGGCACCGCGCGCGCATTCCCGGCCACGCCGGACCAGCGCATCGGCGCGGGCATCGCGGATGCAGGGGCGGCGGTCTCCGCGGTGATCGCCGGCGTGATCCCGCCACCGCAACCGGTGCGCGTGTCCAGCGGGCAACTGGTGTCGAACCTCGTCGCATTGCCCGGGCAGGCGCACGCCTTCGTCATCGACGTGCCGGCGGGTGCGAGCCGCGTGACGTTGCGAACGTTCGGCGGCACCGGGGACGGCGACATGTACGTCAGGTTCGGGAGTCCTGCGGGCACGGCGGCGGGCGACCACGATCACGCGTCGGTTCGCCCGGGCAACAACGCGCAAATCGTCGTGCAGCCGTCGCAAGCGGGCGAGTACCACGTGCTGCTGTCGCCGACGCGCGCCTACCACGCGATGCATTTCCAGGCGACGGTGCAGTAG
- a CDS encoding YadA-like family protein, translating to MTPRTPTALSTFCALLLASPAYALEPAPTTECDGPFGDATQDCDNALPVAGASWFDARIGAPVAALLGLHLLSSDEAPVAPASTPATPATTPATPVGVSSRLFDADGLEDGTQDARATGPHAVAAGARSLATGQYAIAAGFESVALGRHAFAGGVSAHALGDFSIALGGTAYATGVSSIAIGPSAFAAHDDAIALGQWTQTDRARSVAFGLRQLTQVAAGTAPTDAVNVQQLEAALAGVMPVAATPRYFKASGNDDGSDDALVVGRDSVAAGASSLAQGDDSTAVGGYALAVGDRSVALGSNAFADGEDSLATGNNAAAIGQRAIAQGAGSVAFGDDSVATGYQAQAMGRNAVSHGAFAFTEGADTAAFGVRARAVGDLNMAFGADSFATGNGAAAFGAWSEAKGVQATAVGTGAFSYGWRSTAIGGAAYARSLNATAIGFDSDSAGDSVAVGSYSFADANATATGHRSYANVQGTALGNWTVAGERSVAVGNDARAGTQAAAVGIYSTADALRASAFGAEARASGIASTVAGYRSLAMPERALALGAWANASGERASAIGTGSAAQAAHSVALSEGSLADRANTVSIGAAQAWTDRGNVAHAMRARQLVNVAAGAEGTDAVNVDQLNAAIGTVADGDANRYFAAHGKRDRSDDASAAGISAIAAGANAHAAGAESVAIGHAAHSASTGGIAIGARAETTHTNAIAIGANSQAVATNTVAFGPNATSAATNALAFGANAQALALNSVAIGAQSSAMRANTVSFGSAGAERQLTHVAAGTQDTDAVNLAQLRQHVNAFGVRAAAFDSGVAQLDALHQRVAMLESTFNASAPMQESAAPSRPATGHDVAQTEAVVATANRYADTAAQQSVQQATAYADLQMQALQGQLDAFETRVDARFIDQDRRIDRQGAMSAAMTQMAINTAGLRTDNRLGIGVGGAHGEASMAVGFQRALSERATFSLGGAFSEGGEHSLGVGVGFGW from the coding sequence ATGACGCCACGCACCCCCACCGCCCTGTCCACGTTCTGCGCGCTGCTGCTCGCATCGCCGGCCTACGCGCTCGAACCGGCGCCCACGACCGAGTGCGACGGTCCCTTCGGCGATGCGACGCAGGACTGCGACAACGCGCTCCCGGTCGCGGGCGCATCGTGGTTCGACGCGCGCATCGGGGCACCCGTCGCCGCGTTGCTCGGCTTGCACCTGCTGTCCTCCGACGAGGCACCGGTCGCCCCTGCGTCCACGCCCGCGACACCCGCGACGACGCCCGCCACGCCCGTCGGCGTGTCCTCGCGCCTGTTCGACGCGGACGGCCTGGAAGACGGCACGCAGGATGCACGCGCCACCGGACCGCATGCGGTCGCCGCAGGGGCGCGTTCGCTGGCCACCGGCCAGTACGCCATCGCGGCAGGGTTCGAATCGGTTGCACTCGGACGCCATGCGTTCGCGGGAGGCGTTTCGGCGCACGCGCTCGGGGATTTCTCGATCGCGCTCGGCGGTACCGCGTATGCGACGGGCGTGTCATCGATCGCCATCGGGCCGAGCGCCTTCGCCGCGCACGATGACGCCATCGCGCTGGGCCAGTGGACGCAGACCGACCGCGCACGCTCGGTCGCGTTCGGACTGCGCCAGCTCACGCAGGTCGCCGCCGGCACTGCGCCCACCGATGCGGTGAACGTGCAGCAACTCGAAGCCGCGCTGGCCGGCGTGATGCCGGTCGCCGCGACGCCGCGCTACTTCAAGGCGTCCGGCAACGACGACGGCAGCGACGATGCGCTGGTGGTCGGGCGCGACAGCGTCGCGGCCGGTGCGTCTTCGCTCGCGCAGGGCGACGACAGCACCGCCGTCGGCGGCTACGCGCTCGCGGTCGGGGATCGCAGCGTCGCGCTGGGCAGCAACGCATTCGCCGACGGCGAAGACAGTCTCGCCACCGGCAACAACGCGGCCGCGATCGGACAACGTGCGATCGCGCAGGGCGCCGGCAGCGTCGCGTTCGGCGACGACAGCGTGGCCACCGGTTACCAGGCGCAGGCGATGGGGCGCAACGCCGTATCGCATGGCGCGTTCGCCTTCACCGAGGGCGCGGATACCGCTGCGTTCGGCGTGCGCGCCCGCGCCGTCGGCGACTTGAACATGGCCTTCGGCGCCGACAGCTTCGCCACCGGCAACGGGGCCGCGGCCTTCGGTGCATGGAGCGAAGCGAAGGGCGTGCAGGCCACGGCGGTCGGCACGGGCGCGTTCTCGTACGGCTGGCGCAGCACCGCGATCGGCGGCGCGGCGTACGCGCGTTCGCTGAACGCCACGGCGATCGGCTTCGACAGCGATTCAGCGGGCGACAGCGTGGCGGTGGGGTCGTATTCGTTCGCCGATGCGAATGCCACCGCGACGGGCCATCGCAGTTACGCGAACGTGCAAGGCACGGCATTGGGCAACTGGACGGTCGCCGGCGAGCGCAGCGTCGCGGTGGGCAACGATGCACGCGCCGGCACGCAGGCCGCCGCCGTCGGCATCTACAGCACGGCCGACGCGTTGCGCGCGTCGGCGTTCGGCGCGGAAGCGCGGGCTTCGGGGATCGCGAGCACCGTTGCGGGCTATCGGAGCCTCGCGATGCCGGAGCGCGCGTTGGCGCTCGGCGCATGGGCGAACGCCAGCGGCGAGCGCGCCAGCGCGATCGGGACCGGCAGCGCGGCACAGGCGGCGCACAGCGTCGCGCTGAGCGAAGGCTCGCTGGCGGACCGCGCCAACACCGTGTCCATCGGCGCCGCGCAGGCGTGGACGGATCGCGGCAACGTGGCGCACGCGATGCGCGCACGGCAACTGGTGAACGTCGCGGCGGGCGCGGAAGGCACGGACGCGGTGAACGTCGACCAGCTCAACGCGGCGATCGGCACGGTCGCCGACGGCGATGCGAATCGCTACTTCGCCGCGCACGGCAAGCGCGACCGCAGCGACGATGCGAGCGCTGCGGGCATCTCCGCAATCGCGGCCGGCGCGAATGCGCACGCGGCCGGTGCCGAGTCGGTAGCGATCGGCCATGCCGCGCACAGCGCTTCGACCGGCGGCATCGCGATCGGCGCACGCGCCGAAACCACGCACACGAACGCGATCGCCATCGGCGCGAACAGCCAGGCGGTGGCGACCAACACCGTCGCCTTCGGCCCCAACGCCACGTCCGCGGCGACCAACGCCCTCGCCTTCGGCGCCAATGCGCAGGCGCTCGCGCTCAACAGCGTGGCCATCGGCGCGCAATCGAGTGCGATGCGCGCCAACACCGTGTCCTTCGGCAGCGCGGGCGCGGAACGCCAGCTCACGCACGTGGCCGCCGGCACGCAGGACACCGACGCGGTGAACCTGGCGCAGCTGCGCCAGCATGTAAATGCCTTCGGTGTGCGCGCGGCCGCGTTCGACAGCGGCGTGGCCCAACTCGACGCCTTGCACCAGCGCGTGGCGATGCTGGAATCCACGTTCAACGCATCGGCGCCGATGCAGGAAAGCGCGGCGCCATCGCGCCCCGCCACCGGGCACGACGTGGCGCAGACCGAGGCCGTCGTCGCCACGGCCAACCGCTACGCCGACACCGCCGCACAGCAGAGCGTCCAGCAGGCCACCGCGTATGCCGACCTCCAGATGCAGGCGTTGCAGGGCCAGCTCGATGCGTTCGAGACCCGCGTGGACGCGCGATTCATCGACCAGGACCGCCGCATCGACCGGCAAGGCGCGATGAGCGCGGCGATGACGCAGATGGCGATCAACACCGCGGGCCTGCGCACCGACAACCGCCTGGGCATCGGTGTGGGCGGCGCGCATGGCGAAGCGTCGATGGCCGTGGGCTTCCAGCGCGCGTTGAGCGAGCGCGCGACCTTCAGCCTAGGCGGTGCGTTCTCCGAAGGCGGCGAGCACTCGCTCGGCGTCGGCGTCGGCTTCGGCTGGTGA
- a CDS encoding YbdD/YjiX family protein, translating to MRFAEQWRDAWRAALQTARLAIGVPDYDAYVAHVRAHHPGDVPMTREAFCVERMHARYGRGRSRCC from the coding sequence ATGCGGTTCGCTGAGCAATGGCGCGACGCCTGGCGCGCGGCGCTGCAGACCGCGCGGCTGGCGATCGGCGTGCCGGATTACGACGCCTACGTCGCCCACGTGCGCGCGCATCATCCCGGCGACGTGCCGATGACGCGCGAAGCGTTCTGCGTCGAGCGCATGCATGCGCGCTACGGGCGCGGACGGTCGCGGTGTTGTTGA
- a CDS encoding carbon starvation CstA family protein: MRWIKGLGWAAVAVFAACCLGVLALSRGETVGAMWVIAASISVFAIGYRFHARYIATHAMQLDPSRATPAWRRNDGLDYVPTQKVVLFGHHFAAIAGAGPLVGPVLAAQMGYLPGLLWILFGVVLAGAVQDMLVLFLSVRRDGRSLGEMIRNELGAAAGVTAMIGILAIMVILLAVLGLVVVKALAVSPWGTFTVAMTIPIAFLMGAWLRWWRPGRILEASVVGLVLLLASIWWGGHVAASPTWAALFTFDGKALAWMLIAYGFVAAVLPIWMLLAPRDYLSTFLKLGTVALLAVAIFIAMPQLQMPAVTRFIDGSGPVFAGSLFPFLFITIACGSISGFHALIASGTTPKMIANEREIPVIGYGGMLMEACVAVMALVAACVLDPAVYFAMNAPTAAIGTTVESAAQAISQWGFVVTPDVLAQTARDIGETTILSRTGGAPTLAVGMAQLLHGIVGGGGMLAFWYHYAILFEALFILTTLDAGTRVARFMIQEVVGLAVPSFRRTESWTANLVCTALAVSGWGWFLYQGVVDPLGGINTLWPLFGIANQMLAGLAMIFVCAVLVKMKRERYLWVAALPTAWLLACTLTAGWQKLFHADPKIGFLSNVRRYTDALAHGEVLAPAKSLDDMRRVLLNNQIDAALCALLMAVVVLTLVFATRAAWRARRADLPTARESDYVALDAVR, encoded by the coding sequence ATGCGCTGGATCAAGGGGCTGGGCTGGGCCGCGGTGGCGGTGTTCGCGGCGTGTTGCCTGGGCGTGCTGGCGTTGTCGCGCGGCGAAACCGTCGGGGCGATGTGGGTCATCGCGGCGTCGATCTCGGTGTTCGCCATCGGCTATCGCTTCCACGCGCGCTACATCGCCACCCACGCGATGCAACTCGATCCCTCGCGCGCGACGCCCGCATGGCGTCGCAACGACGGGCTCGATTACGTGCCGACGCAGAAGGTGGTGCTGTTCGGGCACCACTTCGCGGCCATCGCAGGCGCGGGTCCGCTGGTCGGTCCCGTGCTCGCGGCGCAGATGGGCTACCTGCCCGGACTGTTGTGGATCCTGTTCGGCGTGGTGCTCGCGGGCGCGGTGCAGGACATGCTGGTGTTGTTCCTGTCCGTGCGGCGCGACGGGCGTTCGCTCGGCGAAATGATCCGCAACGAACTCGGCGCCGCCGCGGGCGTGACCGCGATGATCGGCATCCTCGCGATCATGGTGATCCTGCTCGCAGTGCTGGGCCTGGTCGTCGTCAAGGCGCTCGCGGTGAGTCCGTGGGGCACCTTCACCGTCGCGATGACGATCCCGATCGCGTTCCTGATGGGCGCATGGCTGCGCTGGTGGCGGCCGGGCCGCATCCTCGAAGCGTCCGTCGTCGGCCTGGTGCTGTTGCTCGCGTCGATCTGGTGGGGCGGCCACGTCGCGGCATCGCCAACCTGGGCGGCGCTGTTCACCTTCGACGGCAAGGCGCTGGCGTGGATGCTGATCGCCTACGGCTTCGTCGCCGCCGTGCTGCCGATCTGGATGCTGCTCGCGCCGCGCGATTACCTGTCCACGTTCCTCAAGCTCGGCACCGTGGCGTTGCTGGCGGTCGCGATCTTCATCGCGATGCCGCAATTGCAGATGCCGGCGGTCACGCGCTTCATCGACGGCAGCGGGCCGGTGTTCGCGGGCAGCCTGTTCCCGTTCCTGTTCATCACGATCGCGTGCGGGTCGATCTCCGGCTTCCACGCGCTGATCGCCTCGGGCACCACGCCCAAGATGATCGCGAACGAACGCGAGATCCCGGTGATCGGCTACGGCGGCATGCTGATGGAAGCCTGCGTCGCGGTGATGGCGCTGGTGGCGGCGTGCGTGCTGGACCCGGCGGTGTACTTCGCGATGAACGCACCGACGGCGGCGATCGGCACGACGGTCGAATCTGCCGCGCAGGCCATTTCGCAATGGGGCTTCGTGGTCACGCCCGACGTGCTCGCGCAAACCGCGCGCGACATCGGCGAGACGACGATCCTCTCGCGCACCGGCGGCGCGCCCACGCTGGCCGTGGGCATGGCGCAACTGCTGCACGGCATCGTGGGCGGCGGCGGGATGCTCGCGTTCTGGTACCACTACGCGATCCTGTTCGAAGCCTTGTTCATCCTCACGACGCTCGACGCGGGCACGCGCGTGGCGCGCTTCATGATCCAGGAGGTGGTGGGCCTGGCCGTGCCGTCGTTCCGGCGCACGGAAAGCTGGACCGCCAACCTCGTGTGCACCGCGCTCGCGGTGTCGGGCTGGGGCTGGTTCCTCTACCAGGGCGTGGTCGATCCGCTCGGCGGCATCAACACCTTGTGGCCGCTGTTCGGCATCGCGAACCAGATGCTCGCGGGCCTGGCGATGATCTTCGTTTGCGCGGTGCTGGTGAAGATGAAGCGCGAGCGCTACCTGTGGGTCGCCGCGTTGCCGACCGCCTGGCTGCTCGCGTGCACGCTCACCGCCGGGTGGCAGAAGCTGTTCCATGCCGATCCGAAGATCGGGTTCCTGTCGAACGTGCGGCGTTACACCGACGCCCTCGCGCACGGCGAAGTCCTGGCGCCGGCGAAGTCGCTCGACGACATGCGGCGCGTGCTGCTCAACAACCAGATCGACGCGGCGTTGTGTGCGTTGCTGATGGCGGTGGTGGTGCTGACGCTGGTTTTCGCGACGCGGGCGGCATGGCGGGCGCGGCGCGCGGACCTGCCGACGGCGCGGGAGAGCGACTATGTGGCGCTCGATGCGGTTCGCTGA
- a CDS encoding magnesium and cobalt transport protein CorA encodes MNDPAALPACVINCVVYDRHGKRRDISLDAISDVLAVDDGSFVWVGLYEPEDALLDKLQEEFGLHDLAVEDAQHAHQRPKIEAYGNSLFVAVHTAQMIDDHIRFGETHAFLGARYLVTVRHGASLSYAPVRTRVEREPELLALGPAYALYAGLDFIVDNYLPIVSEFRDSLNALEKDIFAESYSRDTVVKLYELKRELTQLRLAVSPMQDILAQLTRMHGGLVPEEVRLYFRDVLDHAVRINESTDTLREMLTAAMSVNLALVTVNQGEVVKKLAGWAALLAAPTLITSWYGMNFRHMPELEGRYSYAILVVVVGAVCIGLYRYLRKVRWL; translated from the coding sequence ATGAACGATCCCGCCGCCCTGCCCGCCTGCGTCATCAACTGCGTGGTGTACGACCGCCACGGCAAGCGGCGCGACATCAGCCTCGATGCGATCAGCGACGTGCTGGCCGTCGATGACGGCAGCTTCGTCTGGGTGGGCCTGTACGAACCCGAGGACGCGCTGCTCGACAAGCTGCAGGAAGAATTCGGCCTGCACGACCTGGCGGTGGAGGATGCGCAGCACGCGCACCAGCGCCCGAAGATCGAGGCGTACGGCAATTCGCTGTTCGTCGCGGTGCACACCGCGCAGATGATCGACGACCACATCCGCTTCGGCGAAACGCACGCCTTCCTCGGCGCGCGTTACCTCGTGACGGTGCGGCACGGCGCATCGCTGTCCTACGCGCCGGTGCGCACGCGCGTGGAGCGCGAACCCGAACTGCTCGCCCTCGGCCCCGCCTACGCGCTGTACGCCGGGCTCGACTTCATCGTCGACAACTATCTTCCGATCGTCTCCGAGTTCCGCGATTCGCTGAACGCGCTGGAGAAGGACATCTTCGCGGAGAGCTACAGCCGCGACACGGTGGTGAAGCTGTACGAGCTCAAGCGCGAACTCACGCAGCTGCGCCTGGCGGTCTCGCCCATGCAGGACATCCTGGCGCAGCTCACGCGCATGCACGGCGGGCTGGTGCCGGAAGAAGTGCGCCTGTACTTCCGCGACGTGCTCGACCATGCCGTGCGCATCAACGAAAGCACCGACACGCTGCGCGAGATGCTCACCGCGGCGATGAGCGTCAACCTCGCGCTGGTCACGGTAAACCAGGGCGAGGTGGTGAAGAAGCTCGCCGGCTGGGCCGCGCTGCTCGCCGCGCCCACGCTGATCACCAGCTGGTACGGCATGAACTTCAGGCACATGCCCGAGCTGGAAGGCCGCTACAGCTACGCCATCCTCGTGGTGGTGGTGGGCGCGGTCTGCATCGGCCTGTACCGCTATCTCAGGAAAGTCCGCTGGCTGTAG
- a CDS encoding DUF4105 domain-containing protein — protein MRTPDRFAQLLIAFALWLFATVAFATPRIGVMTMQPGEIFFERFGHNAIVVADPDAPGGPISYNFGFFDLDEPGFIGRFVKGDMEYMLVALPLEQDLAYYRDVGRGVSIQWLDLTPQQSEDIAAALAENAKPEHARYRYEYFTDNCSTRVRDAVDRALGGALQRQLAGRSQGNTYRYEAVRLASPAWWMGTGFDIGLGPYADKPLSRWQDAFVPMRLADSLREARNSAGRPLVLSESVLVEHRLAPEPPDAPRRWWPWLLAGLVAAGLVRMLAARAPRLLGGIALPFWTVLGLLGLLLAFIWCCTAHVAGWANHNLLLFSPLCLLLLPGAWAMLRGGATSRFHGIVRYVVFGGGVLALALQLLPGGQVQIAWLALLLPIHAAFAFTPRPR, from the coding sequence ATGCGGACTCCTGACCGCTTCGCGCAACTGCTGATTGCCTTCGCGCTGTGGCTCTTCGCCACGGTCGCCTTCGCCACGCCGCGCATCGGCGTGATGACGATGCAGCCCGGCGAAATCTTCTTCGAACGTTTCGGCCACAACGCCATCGTCGTCGCCGATCCCGATGCGCCGGGCGGGCCGATCTCCTACAACTTCGGCTTCTTCGACCTCGACGAACCGGGCTTCATCGGCCGCTTCGTCAAGGGCGACATGGAATACATGCTCGTCGCGCTGCCGCTCGAGCAGGACCTCGCGTATTACCGCGACGTCGGCCGCGGCGTGTCGATCCAATGGCTGGATCTCACGCCGCAACAGTCGGAAGACATCGCCGCCGCGCTCGCCGAGAACGCGAAGCCCGAGCACGCGCGCTACCGCTACGAATACTTCACCGACAACTGTTCGACGCGCGTGCGCGATGCGGTCGACCGCGCACTCGGCGGCGCCCTGCAACGCCAGCTCGCGGGCCGTTCGCAGGGCAACACGTATCGCTACGAAGCCGTGCGCCTCGCCTCGCCGGCCTGGTGGATGGGCACGGGGTTCGACATCGGCCTGGGCCCGTACGCCGACAAGCCTTTGTCGCGCTGGCAGGACGCGTTCGTCCCGATGCGCCTCGCCGACAGCCTGCGCGAAGCCCGCAACAGCGCGGGCCGCCCGCTGGTGTTGTCCGAGAGCGTCCTCGTCGAACACCGCCTCGCCCCCGAACCGCCGGACGCCCCGCGCCGCTGGTGGCCGTGGCTGCTCGCCGGCCTGGTCGCGGCCGGACTGGTGCGCATGCTCGCCGCGCGCGCGCCGCGCCTGCTCGGCGGGATCGCGCTGCCGTTCTGGACGGTGCTCGGGCTGCTCGGCCTCCTGCTGGCTTTCATCTGGTGCTGCACCGCGCACGTCGCGGGCTGGGCCAACCACAACCTCCTGCTGTTCTCGCCGCTGTGCCTGCTGTTGCTGCCCGGCGCCTGGGCGATGCTGCGCGGGGGCGCGACGTCGCGTTTCCACGGCATCGTCCGCTACGTGGTGTTCGGCGGCGGCGTGCTGGCGCTGGCGCTGCAGTTGCTGCCGGGGGGCCAGGTGCAGATCGCCTGGCTCGCGTTGCTGCTCCCGATCCACGCCGCGTTCGCATTCACCCCGCGCCCACGCTGA